A genomic region of Zalophus californianus isolate mZalCal1 chromosome 1, mZalCal1.pri.v2, whole genome shotgun sequence contains the following coding sequences:
- the HESX1 gene encoding homeobox expressed in ES cells 1 encodes MAPSLPESARLGESKPSPCSFSIESILGLDQKKDCVPSVKPHRPWADTCSSSGKDVNLCVHIPSLPNGVSFPCTVDHPVPEERFLKYENYFSASERLSLKRELSWYRGRRPRTAFTQNQIEVLENVFRVNCYPGIDIREDLARKLNLEEDRIQIWFQNRRAKLKRSHRESQFLMAKKNFNTNLLE; translated from the exons ATGGCTCCCAGTCTTCCGGAAAGTGCTCGGCTTGGGGAAAGCAAACCCTCGCCCTGCTCCTTTTCAATTGAGAGCATTTTAGGATTGGACCAGAAGAAAGACTGTGTTCCTTCAGTGAAACCCCACAGACCGTGGGCAGACACCTGCAGCTCCTCAG ggAAAGATGTTAACCTATGTGTGCATATCCCGAGCCTTCCTAATGGGGTCTCATTCCCTTGTACTGTGGATCACCCAGTACCAGAAGAAAGATTTTTGAAATACGAAAATTACTTTTCAGCCTCAGAAAGACTGTCTTTGAAAAGAGAGCTGAGTTGGTATAGAGGCCGGAGACCCAGAACTGCTTTTACTCAAAACCAG ATTGAAGTGTTGGAAAACGTCTTTAGAGTTAACTGCTACCCAGGCATTGATATCAGAGAAGACTTAGCTCGAAAATTGAATCTAGAGGAAGACAGAATCCAG aTCTGGTTCCAAAATCGGCGTGCAAAGCTGAAAAGGTCCCATAGAGAATCACAGTTTCTAATGgcgaaaaaaaatttcaacacaaATCTCCTGGAATAG